In Anaerolineales bacterium, one DNA window encodes the following:
- a CDS encoding PrsW family glutamic-type intramembrane protease, with protein MSEAKAVHERKHIWRDEFLLIVSLVVFVGIVYALDNAIQPVFTPTALLLTGAFLALVPAGIWLVFFYLQDRAEPEPKGFVLAIFALGALLAAAIGIPLVENVFRVSRWIYTDTLTTILGGILVVGFTQEFLKYAAVRYSIYNSDEFDEPTDGVIYATAAGLGYATVLNIQFVVSNGGVDLGAGIIRIAVVALAQASFSGITGYFLGRAKFEAESIWWMPLGISLAAIFNGLFHWLLGLVTRPTITLSGASSNVWMGLVLAAVVAFVTTGIILWLVRRNLNAVQAGK; from the coding sequence ATGAGTGAGGCGAAAGCCGTTCACGAACGGAAGCACATCTGGCGCGATGAATTCCTGCTCATCGTCAGCCTGGTGGTTTTCGTGGGCATTGTCTATGCACTGGATAATGCCATCCAGCCGGTGTTCACACCGACCGCCCTGTTGCTGACTGGCGCCTTTCTGGCGCTTGTACCCGCCGGGATCTGGCTGGTCTTTTTCTACCTGCAGGACCGCGCAGAGCCGGAGCCCAAAGGGTTTGTATTGGCCATCTTTGCACTCGGTGCACTGCTGGCAGCAGCCATCGGAATCCCGCTGGTTGAAAATGTATTCCGTGTCTCCCGCTGGATCTATACGGACACGCTGACCACCATTCTGGGAGGCATTCTTGTCGTCGGTTTCACACAGGAATTCCTGAAATATGCCGCAGTGCGCTACAGCATTTACAACTCGGATGAGTTCGACGAGCCGACCGACGGTGTCATCTACGCCACTGCCGCAGGGTTGGGATATGCCACAGTCCTGAACATCCAGTTCGTCGTCTCGAACGGAGGCGTGGACCTTGGCGCGGGAATCATCCGCATTGCCGTGGTCGCGCTGGCGCAGGCATCCTTCTCCGGCATCACCGGGTATTTTCTTGGACGCGCCAAGTTCGAAGCGGAATCGATCTGGTGGATGCCGCTCGGCATTTCACTTGCCGCAATTTTCAACGGCCTGTTCCACTGGCTGCTGGGTCTCGTCACCCGCCCCACCATCACCTTGAGCGGCGCAAGCAGCAACGTCTGGATGGGACTCGTCCTCGCGGCGGTGGTTGCCTTCGTCACGACAGGTATCATCCTGTGGCTGGTGCGTCGAAACCTCAACGCCGTGCAGGCTGGGAAATAG
- a CDS encoding TIM barrel protein produces MSLSFKFGTVGSPIGTPKKPGGSVGAIEFSKSIGLDAFELGWVQSVRVTEATCALIQSTGAAQDVDLSVHAPYFINLNATAEEWPKSRKRLMDAAHYGYLAGATDIIFHPGSYFGNDPAEVLKVALPRLEGCVKELQKNSDNVTLRPETMGKSAMLGSFEDAIAMSKAMDMVQPCLDFAHLHARPGDGTMNTYDEWSRLLERYGKGLGEKALKDLHIHLSGIEYGPKGEKNHLPLAEADLDLKALFKAMHEFGCAGRILCESPIMEKDALNMKKAWMKISGEK; encoded by the coding sequence ATGTCTTTATCCTTTAAATTTGGCACAGTTGGTTCCCCCATAGGCACGCCGAAAAAGCCCGGCGGATCGGTTGGCGCAATCGAATTCAGCAAATCCATTGGGTTGGATGCGTTCGAACTCGGCTGGGTGCAGTCGGTGCGGGTGACCGAGGCGACTTGCGCGTTGATTCAGTCCACGGGCGCGGCGCAGGATGTGGACTTGAGCGTGCATGCCCCGTATTTCATTAACCTGAATGCCACCGCGGAAGAATGGCCTAAATCAAGAAAGAGGTTGATGGACGCGGCGCATTATGGGTACCTCGCCGGTGCAACGGACATCATCTTTCACCCCGGTTCATATTTTGGAAACGACCCCGCCGAGGTGTTGAAAGTGGCACTTCCGCGTTTGGAAGGCTGCGTGAAGGAACTGCAAAAGAACAGCGACAATGTCACCTTGCGCCCGGAGACGATGGGAAAATCTGCCATGCTTGGCTCGTTTGAGGACGCGATTGCGATGAGCAAAGCCATGGACATGGTCCAGCCCTGCCTCGATTTTGCCCACCTGCACGCCCGTCCCGGCGACGGCACGATGAACACCTATGATGAATGGTCTCGTCTGCTTGAGAGATACGGCAAGGGACTCGGCGAAAAAGCCTTGAAGGATTTGCACATCCATCTTTCCGGCATCGAGTACGGCCCGAAAGGGGAGAAGAATCACCTGCCCCTCGCCGAAGCCGACCTGGATCTGAAAGCCCTCTTCAAAGCCATGCATGAATTTGGCTGTGCGGGGCGCATCCTGTGCGAAAGCCCCATCATGGAGAAGGATGCCTTGAATATGAAGAAGGCGTGGATGAAGATCAGCGGGGAGAAATAG
- the ybeY gene encoding rRNA maturation RNase YbeY, with protein MIFIDNQQDFLESILLERAARFTLDLSPAHSNADITIVLTDDAQLHELNRDYLGVDAPTDVLSFPASESDPETGSAYLGDILISVPRAAQQAQAAGHPVEAEVQLLVVHGVLHLLGYDHAEAEEKARMWAVQADVLERLGLGHIKIQDSE; from the coding sequence ATGATCTTCATTGACAACCAACAGGACTTTCTGGAATCAATCCTGCTCGAACGGGCCGCCCGCTTCACTCTTGACCTGAGCCCCGCTCATTCCAACGCAGACATCACCATCGTCCTGACAGATGACGCGCAGCTGCATGAACTGAATCGTGATTATCTCGGCGTGGACGCGCCTACAGATGTGCTTTCCTTCCCCGCCTCCGAATCGGACCCTGAAACTGGTTCCGCCTATCTGGGGGATATTCTCATCTCGGTCCCTCGCGCCGCGCAGCAGGCACAGGCCGCAGGTCACCCCGTCGAAGCGGAGGTGCAATTGCTGGTTGTGCACGGCGTCCTGCATTTACTGGGATATGACCATGCCGAGGCGGAGGAAAAAGCCCGTATGTGGGCAGTCCAGGCAGATGTTTTGGAACGACTAGGGCTGGGTCATATCAAAATCCAGGATTCAGAGTGA
- a CDS encoding cob(I)yrinic acid a,c-diamide adenosyltransferase codes for MTFYTAKGDDGTTGLLGEGRVPKYHVRMEAVGALDEASAALGLARAQCTAPQTPPILLEAQRDLYKLMAEVAATPENAKQFHFIDEARVAWLEQQTDNLSDLVEMPKEFILPGDTLGGAALSLARAIIRRAERRVVALFDEEAVINPDLQRYLNRLSSLCFVLELLENQHAGKKTSLAKS; via the coding sequence ATGACTTTTTACACAGCAAAGGGCGACGACGGCACAACGGGCCTGCTAGGCGAGGGACGCGTGCCCAAGTATCATGTCCGCATGGAGGCGGTGGGCGCGCTTGACGAAGCCTCCGCCGCACTCGGCCTGGCGCGCGCCCAGTGTACCGCGCCGCAGACTCCCCCGATCCTGCTCGAAGCACAACGGGATCTTTACAAGCTGATGGCGGAGGTTGCCGCCACACCGGAGAACGCCAAGCAATTCCATTTCATCGACGAGGCGCGTGTTGCCTGGCTCGAGCAGCAGACCGACAACTTAAGCGATCTCGTTGAAATGCCAAAGGAATTCATCCTGCCCGGCGACACCCTCGGCGGTGCGGCGCTTTCGCTGGCGCGCGCCATCATCCGCCGCGCTGAACGGCGCGTGGTGGCTCTCTTCGACGAGGAGGCAGTCATTAACCCGGACTTGCAGCGTTATCTTAATCGCCTGTCCTCCCTTTGTTTTGTGCTGGAACTTCTTGAAAATCAGCACGCGGGTAAAAAAACATCCCTGGCGAAATCATAG
- a CDS encoding HDIG domain-containing protein, with protein MQVRTSVPSRIRILQISLVLAVSLISFAALTLPLGLRPAVQSVEVGAVAQTIMQSPRDIEYVSEIRTEEARKAAESAVQPVYSLPDPAIARQQIERLRTILQNITAIRGDVELTAVEKRTKIVALSDVRLKVETIDYLIGISDTRWDTVQAESVRVLEQVMRRAIHEDKVEAAQAGISSSVTLTFNEQQSALVTELVSAFVVPNSFFSDELTIAARQAAREAVKPIVKTYKTGETIVPAGEIITPADMEAFQQLGMISIGQRWQDMAGAGSVIVLSAVLVPLYFLRRKRPAVVNDPRSILVIALLFVVFLIGARLFTDRTLAPYGYPLQAAGLLLATLFGLEVGLVVAIPLCLLAAYGLPNSLDLAPYYLFSSLIGLLALGPARRIWGFVRAGIAIALSGLAVLIAYRLPLSQPDWLGAVQFVGVVVFAGFAAASIALLLQYLFAQLLGLTTALQLLDISRPDSPLLQFFLRSAPGTYQHSLQVANLAEQAAEKIGADPLLTRVGAQFHDIGKALNPNFFIENQIPGNLNTHQDAEPGEVSATIIRHVTDGIQLAKKHRLPSRLHDFILEHHGTLITQYQYNQAMEAAGGDVTRVDIEKFRYPGPRPASRESALLMLADATEARARSERPATDDDLRKLVQSVIDTVQKFNQLDDTLLTLRDLNLITESFVTTLRGTYHPRMKYPNAKVPDQDSTMLNPRKDK; from the coding sequence ATGCAAGTACGCACCTCTGTCCCGTCCCGTATTCGTATTTTACAGATCAGCCTGGTCCTTGCCGTCAGTCTTATCTCTTTTGCCGCGCTTACCCTGCCTTTGGGTCTGCGCCCTGCCGTGCAATCCGTCGAGGTTGGAGCGGTGGCACAAACCATCATGCAATCTCCGCGGGATATTGAATATGTAAGCGAGATCCGCACGGAGGAAGCCAGGAAAGCCGCCGAGAGCGCAGTCCAGCCCGTTTATAGCCTGCCGGATCCCGCCATTGCGCGTCAACAGATCGAGCGGCTGCGCACCATTCTACAGAACATCACCGCCATCCGCGGGGACGTAGAACTTACAGCGGTCGAGAAAAGGACAAAGATCGTTGCGCTGAGTGATGTGCGTTTGAAGGTGGAAACCATTGATTATTTGATAGGTATTTCCGATACCCGCTGGGACACTGTTCAGGCTGAATCTGTGCGTGTGCTGGAACAGGTGATGCGCCGTGCGATCCATGAGGATAAAGTGGAGGCTGCGCAGGCTGGCATTTCCTCCTCTGTGACCCTGACGTTCAATGAACAGCAGTCCGCGCTCGTGACCGAACTGGTCTCTGCTTTTGTGGTCCCCAACAGTTTTTTCAGTGATGAATTGACAATTGCTGCAAGGCAGGCCGCGCGTGAAGCCGTGAAACCGATCGTGAAAACCTATAAGACAGGGGAGACGATTGTCCCCGCAGGGGAGATCATTACCCCAGCCGATATGGAAGCCTTTCAACAACTCGGCATGATCAGCATCGGTCAGCGCTGGCAGGATATGGCTGGTGCGGGATCGGTGATTGTGCTTTCCGCCGTCCTTGTTCCGCTTTATTTTCTCCGCCGCAAACGTCCGGCGGTCGTCAATGACCCGCGCAGTATTCTTGTCATCGCCCTCTTGTTCGTTGTGTTTTTGATTGGCGCACGTCTTTTCACAGACCGCACGCTTGCACCATACGGTTATCCTTTGCAGGCTGCAGGGCTGCTGCTGGCCACGTTGTTCGGGCTGGAAGTGGGACTTGTCGTTGCCATCCCGCTCTGTCTGCTCGCCGCCTACGGCCTGCCCAATTCGCTCGACCTTGCGCCGTATTATTTATTTTCATCGCTGATCGGTCTGCTCGCGCTTGGGCCCGCCCGCCGCATTTGGGGCTTCGTCCGCGCCGGGATTGCCATTGCACTTTCGGGGCTGGCGGTCCTGATCGCATACCGCCTGCCGCTTTCCCAGCCTGACTGGCTGGGTGCGGTTCAATTTGTCGGCGTTGTTGTTTTTGCGGGGTTTGCCGCGGCAAGCATCGCGCTGTTGCTCCAATATCTTTTTGCCCAACTGCTTGGATTGACCACCGCGCTGCAACTGCTTGATATATCCCGCCCGGATTCCCCGCTTTTGCAGTTCTTCCTCCGCAGTGCGCCCGGTACCTATCAACACAGTTTGCAGGTCGCCAACCTCGCCGAACAAGCCGCGGAAAAGATCGGCGCAGACCCATTGCTCACACGCGTTGGCGCGCAGTTCCATGATATTGGCAAGGCGCTCAACCCCAACTTCTTTATTGAGAATCAAATCCCGGGCAATTTAAATACCCATCAGGATGCCGAACCCGGGGAGGTTTCCGCCACCATTATCCGACACGTCACGGATGGCATACAACTTGCAAAAAAACACCGTCTTCCGAGCAGGCTGCATGATTTTATACTCGAACATCACGGCACGCTTATCACACAATACCAATACAATCAGGCAATGGAGGCGGCGGGCGGCGATGTGACCCGCGTGGATATCGAGAAATTCCGTTACCCCGGCCCGCGCCCCGCCTCGCGCGAATCCGCTTTGCTCATGCTGGCGGATGCCACCGAAGCCCGTGCCCGATCCGAACGCCCTGCCACCGACGATGATCTACGCAAACTTGTTCAGAGCGTCATTGATACCGTCCAAAAATTCAACCAGCTTGATGACACCCTGTTAACCCTGCGCGACCTCAACCTGATCACCGAATCCTTTGTGACCACGCTGCGCGGCACATATCATCCCCGTATGAAGTATCCCAATGCCAAAGTGCCAGACCAGGATTCCACCATGCTTAACCCAAGAAAAGATAAATGA
- a CDS encoding diacylglycerol kinase family protein: protein MKSFFLSRIQSFRHALRGWFYVLQTQRNAWIHSAIATVVFVVGIWLELPPRDWAVIILTTAMVFTAEFINTSIEVTVDLASPDAHPLAKIGKDVGAAAVLVAALAAILAGLLILGPPLWLKLTTLLGTN from the coding sequence GTGAAGTCATTTTTTTTGTCCCGCATCCAATCCTTTCGTCACGCCTTACGCGGATGGTTTTATGTTTTGCAGACCCAGCGCAATGCGTGGATTCACAGCGCGATCGCCACGGTTGTTTTTGTCGTGGGAATCTGGCTGGAACTCCCGCCGCGCGATTGGGCGGTCATCATCCTTACCACCGCAATGGTGTTCACCGCGGAGTTCATCAACACCTCCATTGAGGTGACCGTTGACCTTGCCAGCCCGGATGCGCATCCGCTGGCGAAGATCGGCAAGGACGTTGGGGCGGCCGCGGTATTGGTCGCCGCTTTAGCCGCGATCCTGGCCGGCTTGTTGATTCTTGGTCCGCCGCTCTGGTTAAAACTCACTACACTGTTAGGTACAAACTGA
- a CDS encoding trypsin-like serine protease, which produces MKKVTIAILLSVVLVFSAFGIASAITNGELDGDGHPHVGLLVFDVGGFPAWRCSGTLLSPTILLTAGHCTFGADDGRVWFESDVQNDVVGYPFDTATSVAFCGIHTHPDYDDAAFFLHDVGVVELCEPVYVDTYGTLPSANQLDALKPRKQNWFTAVGYGLQRINPVFVEAERVRMVATPHLVQINVPGFTGDFSLLLSNNHSTGGTCFGDSGGPNFLGDSNVVAGVTSFGINGNCAGTGGVFRMDRQNVLDFVNQFLD; this is translated from the coding sequence ATGAAGAAGGTAACGATTGCGATTTTGCTTTCTGTCGTTCTGGTATTTAGCGCCTTCGGCATTGCCAGCGCAATTACGAACGGCGAACTGGATGGCGACGGTCACCCCCATGTCGGCCTGCTTGTCTTTGATGTGGGCGGATTCCCCGCCTGGCGTTGTTCCGGCACCCTGCTCTCCCCAACCATTCTGCTGACAGCCGGGCATTGCACCTTTGGTGCAGATGACGGCCGCGTGTGGTTTGAATCTGATGTTCAAAATGATGTTGTTGGCTATCCCTTTGACACGGCCACAAGCGTGGCTTTTTGCGGCATTCATACCCATCCCGATTATGATGATGCCGCCTTCTTCCTGCATGATGTCGGCGTAGTCGAACTTTGTGAGCCGGTCTATGTGGATACCTATGGCACGCTTCCCTCCGCGAACCAACTGGATGCGCTCAAGCCCAGAAAACAGAACTGGTTCACTGCGGTTGGTTACGGGCTTCAGAGAATCAACCCCGTGTTCGTGGAGGCTGAAAGAGTTCGCATGGTTGCCACCCCGCACCTGGTTCAGATCAATGTCCCCGGCTTCACGGGCGATTTTTCACTCTTGTTATCCAACAATCACTCGACAGGCGGCACCTGCTTCGGTGACTCCGGCGGACCGAATTTCCTCGGCGATAGCAATGTCGTCGCTGGTGTTACCTCCTTCGGTATCAACGGCAATTGTGCCGGCACCGGCGGTGTCTTCCGCATGGACCGCCAGAACGTCCTCGATTTCGTCAACCAGTTCCTGGATTAA
- a CDS encoding DinB family protein, translating to MKELIEYRVKLIARLMEAAREFRSACESYSNPFIPIEGEWTLHQIASHTRDVDRMVYGTRIRRTLHEENPEFKSFDADAWMAEHYNKEEPLVNILDEFSANMDGLCKTLESLPREGWSRESRHETQGGELTLQLWVERSLAHVEEHLQSARYAKK from the coding sequence ATGAAGGAGTTGATCGAATACCGCGTGAAATTGATCGCAAGATTAATGGAAGCGGCAAGGGAATTTCGTTCGGCATGCGAATCGTACAGCAACCCTTTCATACCGATAGAAGGCGAATGGACGTTGCACCAGATCGCGTCCCACACACGGGATGTGGACAGGATGGTCTACGGCACACGCATCCGCCGAACGCTGCATGAAGAGAATCCGGAGTTCAAAAGTTTTGATGCGGATGCATGGATGGCGGAACATTACAACAAGGAGGAACCGCTGGTCAATATTCTGGATGAATTTTCCGCAAACATGGACGGTTTGTGTAAAACCCTGGAAAGCCTGCCGCGCGAGGGCTGGTCACGTGAGAGCAGGCATGAGACGCAGGGCGGTGAATTAACCTTGCAACTCTGGGTGGAGCGCAGCCTGGCACATGTTGAAGAACACCTGCAATCGGCAAGATATGCGAAAAAGTAG
- a CDS encoding response regulator transcription factor: protein MKKQRIILVDDHEVVRLGLKSLLERHPQFDVVGEAGSAREALEQTASLKPDVVVMDIRLPGTSGIEACEQIVNQFPNTKVIMLTSYAEDEMLFSAIRAGASGYILKQIGSDDLIKALESVGRGEALLDPAVTQRVFQEVRRAVKEEEASAFAHLSQQEKHVLLLVSEGKTNREIAKSLFLGEGTVRNYVSSILSKLSVNNRAEAAAYAVEHSLREYISN from the coding sequence ATGAAAAAGCAACGAATTATCCTGGTAGATGATCACGAGGTGGTACGGCTCGGTTTGAAATCCCTGCTTGAGCGGCATCCGCAGTTCGACGTGGTGGGGGAGGCCGGTTCGGCGCGCGAAGCATTGGAGCAGACCGCTTCCCTTAAACCTGATGTCGTTGTGATGGATATTCGTCTGCCCGGCACATCCGGGATCGAAGCCTGCGAGCAAATTGTCAACCAATTCCCCAACACAAAGGTCATCATGCTCACCTCCTATGCGGAGGATGAAATGCTGTTCTCCGCGATCCGCGCGGGAGCATCGGGGTACATTCTCAAGCAGATTGGAAGTGATGATTTGATCAAAGCGCTTGAGTCTGTCGGGCGCGGCGAGGCGTTGCTGGACCCCGCTGTGACACAACGCGTGTTTCAGGAGGTGCGCCGCGCTGTCAAGGAGGAGGAGGCTTCGGCATTCGCCCATTTGAGCCAGCAGGAAAAACACGTGCTTTTGCTCGTCTCGGAAGGCAAGACCAACCGCGAGATCGCCAAGAGCCTGTTCCTCGGCGAAGGGACCGTACGGAATTATGTTTCGAGCATTCTCTCGAAACTAAGCGTCAACAACCGTGCGGAAGCGGCGGCGTATGCAGTGGAACACAGTTTGAGGGAATACATTTCCAATTAA
- a CDS encoding SDR family NAD(P)-dependent oxidoreductase: MNTLRDKVVLITGAGKGAGRVLAEAFAAQGALVAANDLSPINVEEVVNGIKARGGKARAYIEDIAKKVGAQTVVNHVEDDFGRIDILVNHAAVKPHVPLLDMDEWDWHRTLEVNLTGAFLMTQSVGRVMKEGKSGGVILNLVAGEGERSEYEAGAYQSSKAGLAELSRQADLELSPHGVRVHAVENSADVDKVVFSLLEEE, translated from the coding sequence ATGAATACATTAAGAGATAAAGTTGTTCTTATCACGGGCGCGGGGAAGGGCGCGGGACGGGTGCTGGCGGAAGCGTTCGCGGCACAGGGCGCACTCGTTGCCGCCAATGACCTGTCGCCCATCAACGTGGAGGAGGTCGTTAATGGCATCAAGGCCCGCGGCGGAAAAGCCAGGGCATATATTGAAGACATAGCCAAAAAGGTTGGTGCGCAAACGGTGGTGAATCATGTGGAGGATGATTTTGGGAGGATCGATATCCTCGTCAATCATGCGGCTGTTAAACCGCACGTTCCCTTGCTGGACATGGATGAATGGGACTGGCATCGCACGCTGGAGGTGAACCTGACCGGTGCATTCCTGATGACCCAGTCGGTGGGGCGTGTGATGAAAGAGGGGAAAAGCGGCGGGGTGATTCTGAATCTTGTCGCAGGCGAGGGGGAAAGGTCCGAATATGAGGCGGGGGCGTATCAATCCAGCAAGGCAGGGCTGGCTGAGTTGTCTCGGCAGGCAGATCTGGAATTAAGTCCGCATGGCGTGCGGGTCCATGCGGTTGAAAATTCCGCGGATGTGGACAAGGTTGTATTTTCCCTATTGGAGGAGGAATGA
- a CDS encoding DUF554 domain-containing protein, which translates to MTGTFINVAAILIGGTIGLFFGARIPERFKKTVIAGMGLFTAAMGLNMFFKSDNQLIVLGALIIGALLGEWWRLEDGLQALGQTLEKRFSRDLEADSSSSRFVRGFMVASLLFCIGPIAILGSIQDGLTGDYNLLAVKSTLDGFASIAFASTLGVGVLFSSIIILIYQGGISLLAGQLSVIITEPMMNEMTAAGGVILLGLAISNLLEIKKIRVGNFLPALAVAPFIVWVLGNLGH; encoded by the coding sequence ATGACGGGCACCTTTATTAACGTTGCCGCCATCCTGATCGGCGGCACCATCGGTCTGTTCTTTGGCGCACGCATTCCGGAACGGTTCAAGAAGACCGTCATTGCAGGGATGGGTCTCTTTACCGCGGCAATGGGCTTAAACATGTTCTTCAAAAGCGATAACCAGCTCATTGTCCTAGGCGCGTTGATCATCGGCGCCCTGCTGGGGGAATGGTGGAGACTGGAGGACGGGCTGCAGGCGCTCGGGCAGACCCTCGAAAAACGCTTCTCCCGGGACCTTGAGGCTGATTCCTCCAGTTCCAGATTTGTACGCGGCTTCATGGTTGCCTCCCTGCTCTTCTGCATCGGGCCCATTGCAATCCTCGGTTCCATCCAGGACGGCCTGACCGGCGACTACAACCTGCTGGCGGTAAAATCGACACTGGATGGATTCGCGTCCATCGCGTTCGCATCCACACTGGGGGTTGGGGTGTTGTTCTCCTCGATCATCATTCTTATCTATCAAGGCGGAATCAGTTTATTGGCGGGACAGTTAAGCGTCATCATCACAGAACCAATGATGAACGAAATGACCGCTGCGGGCGGCGTAATTTTACTGGGGCTTGCAATCAGCAATCTTTTGGAGATCAAAAAAATCCGCGTGGGGAATTTCCTGCCTGCGCTGGCGGTGGCACCGTTCATTGTTTGGGTGCTGGGGAACCTGGGCCATTAA
- a CDS encoding trypsin-like peptidase domain-containing protein, whose protein sequence is MKPITYKPFLFLLFLLIATALACRGGAPAVEPVSTDAPSDTPASGADGLSAASRSKLISATVQILALQNINGELTPIYGGSGTIISPSGMILTNAHVASPATMGNQEIEPDVLIVAMVVSEDRAAVPSYQAKVMAVDGYMDLAVIQISSSVNGTPVDTSSLNLPYVEIGDSDQLRIGDTVNIFGFPSIGGNTITFTKGSVSGFSPEDQLGDRAWVKTDATIAGGNSGGLATDNNARIIGVPTIASSGADVERITDCRQIQDTNMDGIVDQNDSCIPIGGFINGLRPVNLAQPLIQAAQAGREYTSPYRMPGVVSEAGGGNEATSNFVWLDTSGSVQNCQWTDKTVNSYPATTLCVAAGFRYSGMTNGQLLLEHWYLNGQKVSEYSYAWEWDETGLFGTYLPNEGNPMPAGSYRVELFAGANLKPIGTSSEVAVDGGGSSAPSQPTQPGGTVTVYGLIYDAATNKPIPGAYVFVLTPGTTFEKWKSEDFAEKYVIVDIQTGSDGKYKITDIPRNTLFTMVYSAQGYIPAFANNLQAGPDEPELNELNVGLTK, encoded by the coding sequence ATGAAACCAATCACCTATAAGCCCTTTCTGTTCCTGCTGTTCCTGCTGATCGCCACCGCGTTAGCATGCAGAGGCGGTGCCCCGGCAGTCGAACCAGTCTCAACCGATGCGCCGTCCGATACCCCAGCCTCGGGAGCGGACGGACTTTCTGCAGCGAGTCGTTCGAAACTAATCTCAGCCACTGTGCAGATCCTTGCGCTTCAAAATATAAACGGCGAACTTACCCCAATCTATGGCGGATCGGGGACGATCATTTCCCCCTCCGGCATGATCCTGACCAATGCACATGTTGCCAGCCCGGCTACAATGGGCAACCAAGAAATTGAACCCGATGTTCTGATCGTCGCCATGGTGGTCTCGGAAGACAGGGCGGCTGTTCCATCCTACCAGGCAAAAGTAATGGCTGTAGATGGATACATGGACCTGGCAGTCATCCAGATCAGCTCGTCCGTCAACGGCACCCCCGTTGACACCTCCAGTCTGAACCTTCCCTATGTGGAAATCGGCGACTCGGATCAACTCCGCATCGGCGATACCGTCAATATTTTCGGCTTCCCCAGCATCGGCGGAAACACCATCACCTTCACAAAAGGCAGTGTCTCCGGTTTCTCCCCGGAAGACCAGCTCGGTGACCGCGCCTGGGTAAAAACCGATGCCACCATCGCCGGCGGCAACTCCGGCGGTCTCGCGACGGATAACAATGCCCGCATTATCGGCGTCCCGACCATTGCATCCTCCGGCGCGGATGTCGAAAGAATCACAGACTGCCGCCAGATTCAAGACACGAACATGGACGGCATCGTGGATCAAAACGACAGCTGCATCCCGATCGGGGGATTCATCAACGGCTTGCGCCCCGTCAACCTTGCCCAGCCGTTGATCCAGGCGGCACAGGCGGGCAGGGAATATACCAGTCCCTACCGCATGCCCGGGGTGGTCAGCGAAGCGGGCGGCGGCAACGAAGCCACATCCAATTTCGTCTGGCTCGATACTTCCGGCAGCGTCCAGAACTGCCAATGGACGGACAAGACCGTCAATTCATATCCCGCGACGACGTTGTGTGTTGCCGCAGGCTTTCGTTATTCCGGGATGACCAATGGCCAATTATTGCTCGAACACTGGTATCTGAACGGGCAGAAAGTTTCCGAATACAGTTACGCCTGGGAGTGGGATGAAACGGGTCTCTTCGGCACCTATCTGCCGAATGAAGGCAATCCCATGCCGGCCGGTTCCTATCGGGTGGAGTTGTTTGCGGGGGCAAACCTGAAACCCATCGGCACATCCTCCGAAGTGGCTGTGGACGGAGGCGGCAGTTCCGCACCTTCACAACCCACCCAGCCAGGCGGCACGGTGACGGTGTACGGCTTAATCTACGATGCAGCCACCAACAAGCCGATACCGGGAGCCTATGTATTCGTGCTCACGCCCGGCACCACCTTCGAAAAATGGAAGAGCGAGGACTTTGCGGAAAAATACGTTATTGTAGATATCCAAACCGGCAGTGACGGAAAATACAAGATCACCGACATCCCGCGCAACACACTCTTTACCATGGTGTATTCGGCGCAGGGTTACATCCCCGCCTTTGCCAATAACCTGCAGGCAGGACCTGATGAGCCTGAGCTGAACGAATTGAACGTCGGGTTAACCAAGTAA
- a CDS encoding GatB/YqeY domain-containing protein, with the protein MDIKTRLNESMKDAMKSGDEIRKRTVRMVIAAVKQAEVDRQTTLEDLAVVALVQREIKNRREAIEEAKKANRLDLISDNEMEIKVLEVFLPQAMPADELRALVQAAIEETGAAVPSDMGKVMKVVMPKVAGRAPNDLISATVKELLTK; encoded by the coding sequence ATGGATATAAAAACGAGACTCAATGAATCAATGAAGGATGCCATGAAAAGCGGTGACGAGATCCGCAAGCGTACGGTTCGCATGGTCATTGCCGCCGTCAAACAGGCGGAGGTGGACAGGCAGACCACGCTCGAAGACCTGGCTGTTGTGGCGTTGGTCCAAAGGGAGATCAAGAACCGCCGCGAGGCAATCGAAGAGGCAAAGAAAGCCAACCGCCTCGATCTCATTAGCGACAACGAAATGGAAATCAAGGTGTTGGAGGTTTTCCTGCCGCAAGCCATGCCTGCTGATGAATTGCGCGCACTGGTGCAGGCTGCCATTGAAGAGACGGGTGCAGCCGTGCCGAGCGACATGGGCAAGGTGATGAAGGTTGTCATGCCCAAGGTTGCGGGGCGCGCGCCGAACGATCTGATCAGCGCAACCGTCAAGGAATTGCTCACCAAGTAA